In bacterium, a genomic segment contains:
- a CDS encoding acyl carrier protein — translation MKEKVREKIAAFLNQPLANIEDEAILTSLVPESFLLVELVIELQEEFGVRLMQDDLKNVRTVGDLAAVVEQNAKKT, via the coding sequence ATGAAGGAGAAAGTGCGCGAGAAAATAGCGGCCTTCCTGAATCAGCCGCTGGCAAATATCGAGGATGAAGCCATCCTGACTTCGCTTGTTCCTGAATCCTTTTTACTTGTGGAACTGGTGATTGAACTTCAAGAAGAATTCGGGGTTCGTTTAATGCAAGACGACTTGAAAAATGTTAGGACGGTAGGAGACTTGGCGGCGGTCGTTGAACAAAATGCAAAAAAAACTTGA